Proteins co-encoded in one Novosphingobium sp. PP1Y genomic window:
- a CDS encoding type II toxin-antitoxin system RelE/ParE family toxin has product MHLQFSPAAEADLVDIAAFIARDNVPRAFTFVDELEAACARLVDFPESGSARFDLRPGLRSRPHGSYVIFYSTLDRVIRIERILHGARDVGAILFSS; this is encoded by the coding sequence ATGCATCTGCAGTTTTCGCCCGCGGCGGAAGCAGACCTTGTCGATATTGCCGCCTTCATCGCTCGCGACAATGTTCCGCGGGCTTTCACCTTTGTTGACGAACTTGAAGCGGCATGTGCCAGACTTGTCGATTTCCCCGAGTCCGGGAGTGCTCGTTTCGACCTTCGTCCCGGGCTGCGCTCCAGACCGCACGGTAGCTATGTGATCTTCTACAGCACCCTGGACAGGGTCATTCGTATCGAGCGTATTCTGCATGGGGCCCGCGATGTCGGCGCGATCCTCTTTTCCAGTTAG
- a CDS encoding DUF6117 family protein, with protein sequence MAIPEPYRRNFETLLRAAADGNLALLECRDALTGVPRYVVTAVGRDGDDFVMTPFGHLHDGNPFDAYLPPDPGDGPLPRA encoded by the coding sequence ATGGCAATCCCTGAACCTTATCGCCGCAATTTCGAGACGCTCCTTCGCGCTGCGGCCGATGGGAATCTCGCGCTGCTGGAATGCAGGGATGCCCTGACCGGCGTTCCCCGCTACGTCGTCACGGCCGTGGGCCGCGACGGGGACGATTTCGTTATGACGCCCTTCGGGCATCTCCATGACGGCAACCCTTTTGACGCCTACCTTCCGCCTGATCCGGGCGATGGCCCACTACCACGAGCATGA
- a CDS encoding DUF736 domain-containing protein — translation MNIGEIRNVNGRLTGAIATRTIDLPRIGLRKVESMSDRAPAYEILALNVARRWVQIGALWEAFSKKTGEAFLAGSVDDPGLPEPLPVALFPTEDGGYAIAWRRETMRSEFAGGFGGMQRSYDERGQEGFGGSTAGADGALMSAGADEGDEPLF, via the coding sequence ATGAACATTGGAGAAATCCGCAACGTCAATGGCCGCCTTACCGGAGCCATCGCCACCCGCACCATCGACCTGCCGCGTATCGGCCTGCGCAAGGTTGAGAGCATGAGCGACCGCGCGCCTGCCTACGAGATCCTGGCGCTCAACGTCGCGCGGCGCTGGGTGCAGATCGGCGCGCTGTGGGAGGCGTTCTCGAAGAAGACCGGGGAAGCTTTCCTTGCCGGATCGGTCGATGATCCGGGCCTTCCCGAGCCGCTGCCCGTCGCGCTCTTCCCGACCGAAGACGGCGGCTACGCCATTGCCTGGCGGCGCGAGACCATGCGGTCCGAGTTCGCCGGTGGCTTTGGCGGGATGCAGCGCTCCTACGACGAGCGTGGGCAGGAAGGCTTCGGCGGCAGCACCGCGGGCGCCGATGGCGCGCTGATGAGCGCGGGTGCCGACGAAGGCGACGAACCGCTGTTCTGA
- a CDS encoding site-specific integrase, whose protein sequence is MGSSPPRQNIGARRLPIPKLFFTDLSSLPSTVVIDGQVHGLTPDEISAASRCGLVDGMPFILRDDGSYDHQLNRFFRSCPTMGVRSLNSLRAYARDIVVWMRFLGERRNGKSLWQADRDDVTAFHHARRLSKPPYRISAASWNRAVAALDKLYRWARDENLVADLPFTYRQSWVRSAPDGPRQAVAANCAREPGARKGNMRFVDLERYMLFRDVGLRGRLPDGREDPYWRGRHGERNALFAEFLITTGLRLQEASSLLLGELPHHKLSDPSIRSVPYRLAAATAKGGRGRDIRLPVRLLAQLHDYARIERENAVSKRGGRAPPSNARPILATPTGRRSLRVSNGDREAVVSVDRLSPTERARLIDADTFAPLSLWLTETGRPMTMPAWEAVFMRASARCHALGVEIDVTPHMLRHAFAVHMLALLLREQVKYAASGDAGQTGSVYRRLIGDPLLKLQRLMGHSRIESTYIYLDHLDESQAIIDVAVEQWGLDLAPEKAA, encoded by the coding sequence GTGGGCTCGAGCCCACCCCGGCAAAACATCGGCGCCCGGAGACTTCCCATCCCCAAGCTCTTCTTCACCGATCTCTCCTCCCTCCCCTCCACCGTCGTAATCGATGGGCAGGTTCACGGGCTGACGCCTGACGAAATCTCAGCAGCCAGCAGGTGTGGACTGGTCGATGGAATGCCGTTTATCCTGCGCGATGACGGGAGCTATGATCATCAGCTCAACCGCTTCTTCCGCTCCTGTCCCACGATGGGCGTGCGGTCGCTCAACAGCCTTCGGGCCTACGCGCGCGATATCGTCGTCTGGATGCGGTTCCTGGGCGAACGCAGAAACGGCAAATCCCTCTGGCAGGCCGATCGTGATGACGTCACCGCCTTCCACCATGCCCGGCGGCTGTCGAAGCCGCCCTATCGAATCTCGGCCGCATCGTGGAATCGCGCCGTAGCCGCGCTCGACAAACTCTATCGCTGGGCGCGCGACGAGAATCTGGTCGCCGATCTGCCGTTCACCTATCGCCAGAGCTGGGTCCGTTCGGCGCCGGACGGACCACGTCAGGCCGTAGCCGCCAATTGCGCGCGCGAGCCTGGGGCACGCAAGGGTAACATGCGCTTCGTCGATCTGGAGCGCTATATGCTGTTCCGGGATGTCGGCCTGCGAGGCCGGCTGCCGGATGGACGTGAGGATCCATACTGGCGTGGACGCCACGGTGAGCGCAACGCTCTGTTCGCCGAGTTCCTGATCACGACGGGGCTAAGGCTGCAGGAAGCATCGAGCCTGCTGCTCGGCGAGCTTCCACACCATAAGCTCTCCGACCCGTCGATCCGATCGGTGCCGTATCGGCTTGCGGCGGCTACGGCGAAGGGAGGTCGCGGACGAGATATCCGCCTGCCCGTCAGGCTGCTGGCCCAACTGCACGACTATGCGCGCATCGAACGGGAAAATGCCGTCAGCAAGCGAGGAGGCCGCGCCCCACCTTCGAATGCGCGGCCAATCCTCGCGACGCCGACTGGGCGTAGATCCCTTCGTGTCAGCAACGGTGATCGTGAAGCTGTCGTCAGCGTCGATCGCTTGTCTCCGACCGAACGCGCCAGGCTCATCGATGCAGATACGTTCGCACCGTTAAGCCTGTGGCTCACCGAAACCGGGCGGCCGATGACGATGCCGGCATGGGAGGCGGTATTCATGCGCGCGAGCGCCCGCTGCCATGCACTGGGGGTTGAAATCGACGTGACCCCACACATGCTGCGCCACGCCTTTGCCGTCCATATGCTTGCCCTGCTTCTGCGCGAACAGGTCAAATACGCCGCCAGCGGTGACGCGGGGCAGACCGGCTCGGTCTATCGGCGCCTGATCGGCGATCCGCTGCTCAAGCTGCAGCGGCTGATGGGACACAGCCGGATCGAGAGCACCTACATCTATCTGGATCATCTCGACGAAAGTCAGGCGATTATCGATGTGGCGGTGGAGCAGTGGGGGCTTGATCTCGCGCCGGAAAAAGCAGCGTGA
- a CDS encoding DUF2493 domain-containing protein, which produces MNTKRTIRDFSEIADLIAAETLTPADGFSTAFATGLDASRMGVAEDELTCDMPDAMQAQLATEMLVATLFDVLRDTRIESLAPRLAWGIVNSFHKVAEQLDGEADRAAMKVRDLVRDADGSEVLMGELEEAQLLCQSLDEARETVACMRDHAAATYLAESGRPWSSPRGSLVSSKRTASVIAAQDFLAARRMRKAEAHAPQGPVVVFSGGQVWEDHELLTEALDAVKARVPNMVLATTAQDKGCDAIAAAWAARSGTMLIAFTLDRRLGKRAGFARNEQLLVLRPVEAIVCEGSGLQSHLAREVRAKRIPAHFFALKDQRTNRDAA; this is translated from the coding sequence ATGAACACCAAGCGCACCATTCGCGACTTTTCAGAAATCGCCGATCTCATTGCTGCGGAAACCCTGACACCGGCCGATGGCTTCTCCACCGCTTTCGCAACCGGGCTCGATGCGAGCCGCATGGGTGTCGCCGAAGACGAACTGACCTGCGACATGCCGGACGCCATGCAGGCTCAGCTCGCCACCGAAATGCTGGTCGCCACGCTCTTCGACGTGCTGCGCGATACCCGCATCGAAAGCCTCGCGCCGCGCCTGGCCTGGGGGATCGTCAACTCCTTCCACAAGGTCGCCGAGCAGCTCGATGGCGAAGCCGACCGGGCGGCAATGAAGGTCCGTGATCTCGTCCGCGATGCCGACGGGAGCGAGGTGCTGATGGGGGAACTCGAGGAAGCCCAGCTGCTCTGCCAGTCGCTTGACGAAGCGCGCGAAACGGTAGCCTGCATGCGCGACCACGCGGCAGCGACGTACCTTGCGGAAAGCGGCCGGCCCTGGTCCTCCCCGAGGGGCTCGCTGGTCTCTTCCAAGCGCACCGCCTCGGTCATTGCCGCGCAGGACTTCCTCGCCGCGCGGCGGATGCGCAAGGCCGAGGCGCACGCCCCGCAAGGTCCGGTGGTGGTCTTCTCGGGAGGGCAGGTCTGGGAGGATCACGAACTTCTCACCGAAGCGCTCGATGCGGTGAAGGCGCGGGTCCCGAACATGGTGCTGGCGACCACCGCGCAGGACAAGGGGTGTGATGCGATCGCGGCGGCCTGGGCGGCGCGCAGTGGCACCATGCTCATCGCTTTCACACTCGACCGGCGCCTCGGCAAGCGGGCGGGGTTTGCCCGCAACGAGCAGCTCCTGGTCTTGCGTCCGGTCGAAGCGATCGTGTGCGAAGGCTCCGGGCTGCAGTCGCATCTTGCCCGTGAGGTGAGAGCCAAGCGGATCCCGGCGCACTTCTTCGCGCTGAAGGACCAGCGCACCAATCGGGACGCGGCATAA
- a CDS encoding ribbon-helix-helix protein, CopG family: MHRISVRVDDTLYRRLQRRAYGANLTLSEFVRQVLGEAADPDGRYIYSSQDEVLATSIQILTLLATSISARAPELLERGMLDARAILGERGLLDPEQDR; the protein is encoded by the coding sequence ATGCACAGAATAAGCGTCCGGGTGGACGACACCCTTTACCGGCGGCTTCAGCGCCGGGCCTACGGCGCAAACCTCACCTTGTCCGAGTTTGTTCGCCAGGTGCTGGGCGAAGCAGCCGATCCCGATGGCCGCTACATCTATTCCTCGCAGGATGAAGTCCTGGCGACTTCGATCCAGATCCTGACCTTGCTCGCCACCTCGATCAGCGCCCGCGCGCCCGAGCTCCTCGAGCGCGGGATGCTCGATGCCCGCGCGATCCTCGGCGAACGGGGCCTCCTCGATCCGGAGCAGGACCGATGA
- a CDS encoding type II toxin-antitoxin system ParD family antitoxin encodes MPSSFTLGAHFEGFIKSQVNSGRYASASEVVRDSLRLLEEQDAMRQARLDALRAEIEHGATSGPGIPAEQAFANARKRIADIAAAARDS; translated from the coding sequence ATGCCTTCCAGCTTTACCCTGGGTGCCCATTTCGAGGGCTTCATCAAGAGCCAGGTGAACAGCGGTCGCTACGCGTCCGCCAGCGAGGTCGTTCGCGATAGCCTCCGCTTGCTCGAGGAACAGGACGCAATGCGTCAGGCTCGGCTCGATGCGCTGCGCGCCGAGATCGAGCACGGCGCTACCAGCGGTCCGGGCATTCCTGCTGAGCAGGCATTCGCGAACGCACGCAAGCGGATCGCTGATATCGCCGCCGCCGCCAGGGATAGTTGA
- a CDS encoding DUF2493 domain-containing protein, whose product MTSTNLTRSVDRFADLKTLYAEMTATPEFQAAFGDPLAVSITQPGEEPGEHDMPEPFAAQAECGGVIAAIFDLFTGTRLEPLGAEIAWGFVNSFHFVAGKLERREDAIALELGDLARHPDMSEVYNNELEEKQLLCQSLAEQRAAIECMRDYAAEMYRVQSGWPWSPARGSKASSASSASQIAALDFLRARELAAREKHSPRGPVVVFSGPAQWHDWETLWARLDEIKARVPHMTLVTTGQRKGADAIAAAWAARPENSVPVVAYGLYGSGRKTAFTRNRKLAELKPVEALLCEGSGLQANLYQVLREANVPIHAFRKADQIADTVVPRMRA is encoded by the coding sequence ATGACCAGCACCAATCTCACGCGCAGCGTCGATCGCTTCGCGGACCTCAAGACACTCTACGCCGAGATGACCGCCACCCCGGAATTCCAGGCGGCATTCGGTGATCCGCTTGCCGTCTCCATCACCCAGCCGGGCGAGGAACCCGGTGAACATGACATGCCCGAACCCTTCGCGGCGCAGGCCGAATGCGGCGGCGTGATCGCCGCGATCTTCGACCTGTTCACCGGCACCCGGCTCGAACCGCTCGGCGCCGAAATCGCCTGGGGCTTCGTCAACAGCTTCCACTTCGTTGCCGGAAAGCTGGAACGCCGTGAGGACGCGATCGCGCTCGAACTGGGCGATCTGGCGCGTCATCCCGACATGAGCGAGGTCTACAACAACGAGCTCGAAGAAAAGCAGCTCCTGTGCCAGTCGCTCGCCGAGCAGCGCGCCGCGATCGAATGCATGCGCGACTATGCCGCCGAGATGTACCGCGTGCAGTCGGGCTGGCCCTGGTCCCCGGCGCGCGGCAGCAAGGCCTCTTCGGCCTCGTCCGCGAGCCAGATCGCGGCGCTCGACTTCTTGCGCGCCCGCGAGCTCGCTGCGCGCGAGAAGCACAGTCCCAGGGGACCTGTCGTGGTGTTCTCGGGTCCCGCCCAATGGCACGACTGGGAAACCTTGTGGGCGCGGCTCGACGAGATCAAGGCGCGTGTGCCACACATGACACTGGTGACGACCGGGCAGCGCAAGGGCGCCGATGCGATCGCGGCGGCCTGGGCCGCGCGGCCGGAAAACAGTGTGCCGGTCGTCGCCTACGGGCTCTACGGTTCGGGGCGCAAGACGGCCTTTACCCGCAACCGCAAGCTGGCAGAGCTGAAGCCGGTCGAGGCGCTGCTGTGCGAAGGATCGGGCCTGCAGGCGAACCTCTATCAAGTTTTGCGCGAGGCCAATGTTCCGATCCATGCCTTCCGCAAGGCGGACCAGATCGCGGATACCGTTGTCCCACGCATGCGGGCGTGA
- a CDS encoding type IV secretion system DNA-binding domain-containing protein codes for MSIFRNDTLGSWTRGGQSIVHNVRMTTQVFFQTVMAGLGLWVILTVWWVLEHVSDYQRFVLLKLLEASMKVQAAPGTNDPVLFKTPAGYQYWTSADWLLASPIATKTLHAFEAECIRGAILSGAGSLVVLACAWFAFTRTGRGLGSNEYLRGAKFGTVRQVRRALSKFERGSFRIGGVPVPDAFEPEHILLCGAPGTGKTNIIVKMLEGIRKEGKRAIVYDTAGTFVEKFYRPGKDIILNPLDARTAHWSPWGDVPREYHYDQMAESTIPDRAGDPFWARSARGTLVAVLRKLAREGEMLVSVLLDRLLRSRLKDLAAFAKDTEAAAFISMEGDRTSAGIQAELASVMRSFSYLDDTRTGLSIRDWVSNEEGDNWLFITVKADQLPSLRPLITVWLDIAISAIMSMAPDHRRRLYCVIDELPTLQKLPSLSDFLARARKYGGCGILGFQSYPQLEATYGIQDAAAITGYCSTWVALRANDTPTAKHVSENLGQVEQIEANEGMSYGVNDMRDGVNLSRMQVTRPLVMHTEVTNLPNLSGYLRFGRDLPVVRFKDKFNSLPTIAEGFVERDDPPLRDGDGAAIIAALRAAEKPEVCSEHGEAGTANGKPGRREQRRNPGGKPGNAGGQPDLFENVPSSDGQPPREPVPPVSPDNGEAIPDDNSDQPREVQDFTLGAKRGRPRIEINVYDRSGGPARKARPA; via the coding sequence ATGAGCATCTTTCGCAACGATACCCTCGGGAGTTGGACCCGCGGCGGCCAGTCGATCGTCCATAATGTCCGCATGACCACGCAGGTCTTTTTCCAGACCGTAATGGCCGGGCTGGGATTGTGGGTGATCCTGACGGTCTGGTGGGTGCTGGAGCATGTCAGCGACTATCAGCGCTTCGTCCTCCTCAAGCTTCTTGAAGCGAGTATGAAGGTTCAGGCGGCCCCCGGAACGAACGATCCCGTCCTCTTCAAGACACCCGCCGGCTATCAGTACTGGACCTCGGCCGACTGGCTCCTGGCGTCGCCGATCGCGACGAAGACACTCCATGCGTTCGAAGCAGAATGCATCCGGGGTGCCATATTGTCGGGAGCAGGTTCGCTCGTCGTGCTTGCCTGCGCCTGGTTTGCCTTCACCCGCACGGGCAGGGGGCTCGGCTCGAACGAATACCTTCGCGGCGCAAAGTTCGGCACGGTCAGGCAGGTCCGGCGTGCGCTATCCAAGTTCGAGCGTGGAAGTTTCCGGATCGGCGGTGTTCCGGTGCCCGATGCCTTCGAACCGGAACATATCCTCCTGTGTGGAGCTCCCGGCACGGGCAAGACGAACATCATCGTCAAGATGCTCGAAGGCATTCGCAAGGAGGGCAAGCGCGCGATCGTCTACGATACGGCAGGGACCTTCGTCGAGAAGTTCTACCGCCCCGGCAAGGACATCATTCTCAATCCCCTCGATGCTCGAACGGCCCACTGGTCGCCCTGGGGGGACGTTCCGCGCGAATATCACTATGACCAGATGGCGGAATCGACGATCCCCGACAGGGCGGGCGATCCGTTCTGGGCAAGGTCCGCACGCGGGACCCTGGTCGCGGTGCTGAGGAAGCTTGCGCGCGAAGGCGAGATGCTGGTTTCGGTTCTCCTCGACCGCTTGCTGCGTTCCCGGCTCAAGGACCTGGCCGCCTTTGCAAAGGATACCGAAGCGGCGGCATTCATCAGCATGGAAGGGGACCGGACATCAGCCGGTATCCAGGCCGAGCTCGCATCGGTGATGCGCAGCTTCTCCTACCTCGACGATACCCGGACGGGCCTTTCGATCCGCGACTGGGTGAGCAACGAGGAAGGAGACAACTGGCTCTTCATCACGGTGAAGGCCGACCAGCTTCCTTCCTTGCGACCGCTCATCACCGTCTGGCTCGACATCGCGATCTCGGCGATCATGAGCATGGCACCGGATCACCGGCGCCGCCTCTACTGCGTCATCGACGAACTACCCACCCTGCAGAAGCTGCCGTCCCTCTCGGACTTCCTGGCCCGCGCGCGCAAGTACGGCGGCTGCGGGATCCTCGGCTTCCAGTCCTACCCGCAACTGGAGGCGACTTACGGGATCCAGGATGCCGCGGCGATCACGGGCTATTGCTCGACCTGGGTTGCGCTTCGGGCGAACGACACCCCCACTGCCAAGCACGTTTCGGAGAACCTGGGCCAGGTCGAACAGATCGAGGCGAATGAAGGCATGTCCTACGGCGTCAACGACATGCGCGACGGGGTGAACCTCTCGCGCATGCAGGTGACACGCCCACTCGTCATGCATACCGAGGTCACCAACCTGCCCAATCTCTCGGGGTATTTGCGCTTCGGCCGGGACTTGCCGGTGGTGCGCTTCAAGGACAAGTTCAATTCCTTGCCGACGATCGCCGAAGGCTTTGTGGAGCGTGACGATCCTCCCCTGCGCGACGGAGACGGGGCTGCGATCATTGCTGCCTTGCGGGCGGCAGAGAAACCAGAGGTGTGCTCCGAACACGGTGAAGCGGGCACTGCGAATGGCAAACCAGGACGGCGCGAGCAGCGACGCAATCCAGGCGGAAAGCCCGGCAATGCAGGTGGGCAGCCTGATCTGTTCGAGAATGTTCCTTCATCGGATGGCCAGCCTCCCCGCGAACCTGTTCCGCCCGTATCGCCGGATAACGGCGAGGCCATCCCGGACGACAATTCAGACCAACCACGCGAAGTGCAGGACTTCACACTTGGCGCGAAGCGTGGCCGTCCGCGTATCGAGATCAATGTCTATGATCGTTCCGGCGGACCTGCGCGCAAGGCCCGGCCGGCATGA
- a CDS encoding DUF5818 domain-containing protein: protein MASHHPTYRRLTGLLRLNGRSSVLETGDGELIFLVSEDDLAPFHDQQVVAEGQMAGPDRLTLTWIAPASA from the coding sequence ATGGCCTCGCACCATCCTACCTATCGCCGCCTTACCGGCTTGCTGCGTCTCAACGGCCGCAGCTCCGTTCTCGAAACGGGTGATGGGGAATTGATCTTCCTCGTTTCCGAGGACGATCTTGCCCCATTCCATGACCAGCAGGTTGTCGCCGAGGGCCAGATGGCCGGACCAGACCGCCTCACGTTGACCTGGATTGCTCCAGCTTCAGCCTGA